TGATCGCGTCTTTATCTTGTTGAGCCCCAGCGACGACGCCACAATCGGGGACACAGACAACGAGGCCGGGCCCGCCTCCTCCGATTTCCTCAGCTGCGAGGGAGACGCTGAGAAGCTCGATGTGGCCTTGCTTGAATTGGGCGACTCTTTGCCCTTCAACGAGTCCTTCTTCTTCAAAAGGCTTTTAGCTGCGCTTTTAGGCGTGCTGGCGGCGGAGGACGCGGGAGAGCTGTCTTTGGACTTCTTCTTATCGGATCGGATCGGCGAATTGGAGTTGGAGCCGAAAGATCGCGGGCTGTTGGATGATCCATCTGGGCTTGAAGTGTCGGATTTTTTGGAAGAGAAAAATCTGCCCTTGAACACCATTTTAAGAAATTAGAGTGATTTTGGGAGAGTAGAGTGGGGGAAGAGGAGAGCAGAGAAAGCATGGagtggaggcgatgaggagaaCCCCTTATTTCCGGTTTATTGGTTTTGAATAGATTTGAGTGAAAAAGGAAATCACTCTTTTGCCATTTAATGTCTATTTCTCTCTTGTGCCAATGTAAAAACGTGATTTAAGTGGATTAGTAGGCAAATTTGAAACTTTATTACAAACCGAGCTTATTTTCACCACACCCATAAGTCATAATCATAATCCAAAGAATCACTTCCTTGCATTCTACTAATTAtttaaccttataaaatgaaaaactaTCAATAAACTAGTAGATACTTTGAATTATTATAATCATTGACAATAAATAGATGGTGACACATGTAGCCAAATTCAAACATGGAATTTCCAAACCAAATTCAAACTTTGATATATTTTAAAAGATGAAAACACGTCATTTTGCCACGTATGCCACCGAGTCTGATTTTCTATGTCAATTAATTTTGATAAGATCATTGACTGTATTAATAGCTAAGGACATCCTTATCAAAAATTGAACAATGTTTATACATTTTGAAGCACTACTCACAATTCTTGACCACAAAGACTCTACAATACTTGAATCATTTGGAAGTTTAGCACTAGCATACTCCACAACCTTTAAGCATTACGAAGTTGGGGCTATTAGAGTCTCCATAATAGTAGAACCTGTGGCTGTGGGCCAAGCCACAAAACTTGGCCGGACCACAAAAAAATACTTGGTCACACTATAGTGGACAAGCCCAAGCCaccaaatattattttttttcatttttaagctattttaatttaactataataaaaattatcggactataataattataaaaaaatgcataatttaataaaaacaaaaattaaaaccaaatcttcgttgtattatagaaagaggtaaaattatacaacgattttttttaaaaaacactaaaaaaacCCCTAACAAAACACCGAAAAAACACCTCCACCGCCGCctactcggtggcgtcatcAGAATCCGCCGCTTCTTCTTCACCAACTGAATCGCCATCGCCGTCACCGTCGCCGCCCTCAGCTCCAGCCGCCGTCGCTTCCTCCCACCCCACCTCGACCTCAACCGCAGTATGAGGTCGTAGTACATCCACTTGGTGGGCGGGTCGGCCGACTTCTCATACAAGGACAAAGTATCATGAAGTTGCTTCATCATCTGCACCTCCAGGGTGTTGTTCAACGCCACTTGGGCCGGTCCGGGGCGGGATGCAGACGCGCCCGCAACAGAGTGTTGGGAGGAGGATCTAGCATCTCGGATTGAGGACTGCTTCCCCTGTGGACGTGGGCGCCGGGAGAGTGACGAGGGGGGCTCCTCCAAAACATCGTCGTTGAGGTCGAAGGGACGTGAGCCGCTACTACTGCTGTAGTTGCCGGCCCTGCCGAGTCTTGTACGCTTCGGCCCAAGAGGAAACTTTTGCTCGCAGATGGCTCTGAATTTGGGGGAGTCCCGCAGAACGAGGAATTCTTCCCAGTAGGCGAACTTGGTGTTGCCTTCAGTATTGTACAACTGTATTGACAACGCTTTTATGTCGGCTTCGCTGCGGCCAGTCTTAGCAGTGCGCATTTGGTTATCGTATATGCCAATGAACCTCTTGAGGGCTGTAGTGATCCTTCCGAACTTCTTCCGGACCTGGTCGTGTGTACGCTCGGCGCTACCCGGCGGTTTGAATTCATTGTACACCGCTAGGACGCACTTCCAGAAGCATACGTCGGTCTGATCTGTGCCAACTATGACATCTGTCGTGACCGCGTCCCAGGCCCTAGCAATAGCAACGGACTCCGCCTCCGTGTACAGAGTCCCCTGTCAATCACTAATGCCATCGCCATCTCCGCCCCCGCTGCGGTCCCCGCCACCGCAGCCGCCTTGCTGCTCTCCGTCGCCGCCTCGTCTCCCACTGTCACCGTGgcttataaaatttataaaatatttttttttgaaaatattaaaaaaaaggaaactgGGGTAGCCGCGGCTCTCGGCCGCTACAATAGGGGAGCCGCGGCCGAGCTGCTGGCGTGGCTCCCTCCTGGGCATCCCCGCCCCCCGCCGCGGCATTCCATGGCTCTCACTTTAGGGGAGCCGCGGCTCCcctatagtggacgctcttaaGAGCTTCACTTTTACAGTACTAATTTCACATGACAGAGCCTGAATTCTGTTATCTGACCACCTAGTTACAAACCCACTAATGTTTAAATAAGTATAACCGTCAAATTAAAGCAAGCCTACACCATATTAAAGAGcccatcaaattaaataaatagtcTTGGCCCAGCCATATGATATTTCTACCCATAAAAGAGATCAGGCCCAACTTTTATTGAAAGTGTAATAACTAAGGCCCAAGTGGATATGCCCAATCTTCCTTATTTACAGATGGAGTAAAAGTCCCCCTCTCGCAGAAGTTCCGCCACAACCACCATGAGACTTCCTCCTTGCGGAGATTGCTCTATCTTCCGTTTTCGACTCGACATTGGTAAGTTGATCGAGCAACACCAGATTAAAAACGTGAATTTAGATGCGGCCATTACATTTTACCcttcttaaaaaaattaatcccgAAATTTGCGTAGCTTATTAATGAAACATCTCAGGTatctttctttcatttttgtCCTTGAGCTCCGATGTAACTTCAGCTCCTTTCTCGTGGTGTCTATACCATAATCTTCATTCGTAATTTAGATTTGGGTTAAGGATCTTCGGATCATGtgttttgggttgtaacacTTATTTTCTGAGTTGCGATAAGTGAGAAGCATTAtgaaaatttccaaaatatattcccagagcatccataatgggacggatgtcccggcagaCCTCCACCATTGTAGATGCTCTTATAACATAACATTTCTCACGTTAAAAGGAATTTGTTTCACTTATTGGTTAATTTGATGTGTCAAAATGTATcctaaaacaaaaagaaatattgGAAAGAACTTTACTTacttattttcaaaaaaaaagaaaagaaatgtgaGTGAGAGGGGTATCTAAAGGGATAGATGCTATTTGGGGGCAGGGATTCagctttaagagcatccacaatggcggcgagcggaccggctagcgaTCCCcggcgctcgccgaaccattgtaactgACGAGctccatttcggcgaaaaaatcggcgtGCGCATGCCGATCCGCGAGCGCTGACCaatgcgctcgccggtccgctcgccgccattacaggctccggaccggcgagcgatcggccagcgaatttttcattttttttaatttttgaaacactatatatacgcgctttgcacttcattttcattcgcaccacttgttttaacgagtactctctctatcttaatttctgtacaagatcaacatcGGGAAATGAGCAACgctggtggtagtagtggtggtagtggtggggatgctgaggagtaaaCGTCGAATGAACAAAGCGTTAGAGGCCTATAcaaaccgtgagattgatcggctgatgcagagggccttgcagccggcggtacctcgacctcgaccacgaccagttgtccaccgccgaacagtgattgatcgtgatcacgtagctgcacatcagcgcctatacgaagactacttcgcacaggagccgcaattcaacgccaaccttttcaggcaccgttttaggatgagcagagccatgtttatgcgtattgttaacgccttggagcatcgatatctgtatttccgcttcaggcacgatacggctggcagacccggccacacacctattcaaaagtgtactgcggcaatcagacagttggcctacggaggcgcggcagacatgtgggacgagtacctccacatcggtgagacgactgcccttgaatgtatgaagtatttctgtcagggcgtgattgaaattttctgtgatcagtaccttcgaagccctaccctcGAAGACTACCAGGATCTGAtacagatgcacggggagaagcatgggttcccggctatgttaggcagcatagattgtatgcattgggagtggaagaactatcctgctgcctggaaaggggttctacacgaccggctacaagggaaagaatcccacgatgatcctcgaggccgtagctgactaccggctgtggatttgacatgcgtattttgggataggcgggtcgaacaacgacctcaacgtcctcaactcgtcaccccttttcaacgagcagtgccaggacGTCGGCCCGGCCAttagttttgtcgccaacggcaaccggtatgatatgggctactacttggcggatgggatataccctaggtggcccgtctttgtgaagacgatcagatgcgcatcagatgagacgatcagatgcgcatcagatgcgcatttggtgtgctccagtctcgatgggcggcaattaggggtcaaacgcgtttgtggcatatcgactgcattgctgatataatgtacgcatgtattatcatgcacgacatgattgtcgaagatgaaggtgtacaactgactagttgggttaacgacgataatgaagctggtccaagccacggcatggccgcccccaacgtacgaagagGGGTACCGCatgatgaagccggcctcctccaagcacatgccgacatgtgCCAAACGGatactcatattcaactccaaaaggatttaattcaAGAGTTGttggcgcggaggactgcacagCCACGACATGGCCGCCCCCACCTGTGCCGCGGCGGGATTCAAATCCtctcgcatactcacgagcaccgttggacctcctgggacctctggcgagcccgttgcgcccgcctttgaccaaccgggcgagtgcggcgaataaacgcgggaggggacggggtCTCCTGAGCATCTTCGGGGAGGTTGTGGGAACCGCCGTTGCTGCCGTCGGCGTAATCACCGGAAAagttcaggcgctgcttcttcggccagccagcatcgacacctgcccgaaacttctcggagtccattagcacctcatagcagttccagtaggtgaactccttgtaaagcccgggcaaggggaactctttctccgccattctcctgcagtcctcgtcagtttggccactggacttcattcggagggcgttggtgtacaagcccgaaaatcgggagaccccagaccggattcggtcccaccccttccgacactcctccccgctgcgtggcctccccgccgggcaaaatgccttgtaggttgctgatattttagcccacaagttgaggatcctctgattgttcgaggcgagggggTCATCGCAGACACTCATCCACGCCTTGGACAgggcgacgttctccgcgtccgtccaatTCCTGCGTGGCTGGCTGTCGTCACCAGCCGGCTGCAATGACTCAccgaccaccctcttccccttcttcttcttgggcgcgccccgaccccgccctacttcccccgtttgaacgggagtgcccgcatccccgagatctattcccaactcctctaaggaaaaGGTCTCAAACCctgtgaactgcgtctccgctggggtggatgtgtgcgaagaagcagtaccaaaatcaaaactggggcgatagacgttgtccctccccccggcgtcccctgcatccccggcccccccggcgtcccctgcatccccgagtacccctgcatccccgggtacccctgcatcatctgcatcccgggtgcccaccccggcatcatcggaCCCCCCTGCATCCCCTACCATCCCGGCGTACCacccccggtaccccctgcccgccctgcatcgccggaccccccggcatcccctgccatcccggcgtACCACCCCCGAGTGctatcccgggcatcatctgctgccaagggtagtagtacccgggcatcggaccccatccacctcctaccggtaccgtgggagtttgagacccgctcgtccccGGAGTAGGCTTGTTGTTGTGATCCATTtcgcgttattgatcttgtacagaaattaagatagagagagtactcgttaaaacaagtggtgtgaatgggAATGCCGTGcgaatcgcgtatatatagtgtttcgaaaaaaaaaccgctcgccgatcgggaggctgcaatagcggcCAGCGCATAGGCGAGCGCTCGGGAATTgacgtgcgctcgccgtttgtCTCGCCGATTTGgtgctcgccggctgcaatagttcggcgagcggaccggcgagcgccaaaaatcggcgagtCGGTGTGCTCGCCGCTATTGGATATGCTCTCAGAGCATTAggagtggggcgccctaagggacgccctaaagcccgccatATACActgccacgtcagcattttatcttTCTACcattccacctgcagtgggacgccctatAAGCTGCCCTAAAGGCCGCCatataggtttcactattgttttgttaattaatttaaatgttttcaaatatgtcaatgcaaaataatttaaaaataccacgattaattaaaaacggaaaatcctacattgattaaaaaaaaagttttacacgagttagaaatgaaaaaaaagttaactactctacaaaattcccaacttgcggcgcagctcatcgatcatcccctggaggtattcggctttggccgggtcctgacattgcatgagggcgttgtgcgtgtccaacaacgtccatCGGTTGGCGGCCGCTGCCAACTCCGCGTATGCATCGTCCACGTCATCGTCTGCGTCGCctacagtgggcggacgatagcgcggacgatgccctatcatcCGCgaacgatgcatcgggcatcgttcgcgcacccacagtgggcggacgatggtgcccgaggcatcgggcgacctatcgtccgcccGGATGCTCTTAATTTGCGTAAAAAATTATCTCTTTTCAAATTTCATCCTAATTTTTTTTCGAAATAATTTTCATCCTAAAAGGATGTTAAAATTCTATCACCATAAATTTGTAGATACGTCTTTGACAAATGTTTTTTAAACTATATACTTGATAACAAAAATCGATGTTGTATGACTTGATTGGAACCTATGTTGtaggagttttttttaataagttgAGATATACTCCATAAATAAGAAAATTGATAAACAATTTCTATCATCAAAATTGGCGAATTAATTATCATAGGACTTCGTTACAACGAAATTTTCTTTCtaggaaataaaatctttacTCTATATTTCGACTCTACTGACTCCCAATCGATACACCTGGTGCAcacatatactccatccgtccgcgaatatgagtcccgttttttccattttaatccatccgtgaataggagtcccggttcacttttatcataaatggtaatagggtcccacattccactaactcatttcactcacatttcatttaaaactaatatatacaagtgagactcatattccagtAACTTTTTTCCAtctacttttcttaacatttcttaaaattcgtgacATCAAGAAATGTGACTCCTGatgacggacggagggagtatacatCAAAGTCAttaatgaaaagaaaataatgtaaaattgaaGCGATCAAGTCATTTGAAAGCAAGTCATGATCAACAAATTCATCCATCAAACTCAATCAAAGACGCAGTCATTCAGCAAGCGGACAACTATAAAAttccaatattaaaaaaattaatatcatTATATCAAGAATTCTTAATTAGATGAGTAAAGGGAATAAATTTGATTATTCGAAGCTCAGATCAAAGATACAATAGTATTTAGCACACGTAGCATAAAAACAAGATTTGCTTCTTGTGAAAACACATCTATTAATCATGCACACAATAATTTTTGTAGCCTTATTTAACAAAATGGACATTACGACAATATATACTTAATTACATAAGTCAATGAACTCTTtattaaaactcttaaatcttgtcccacatcgacttagtgatgatcctagctcatctatataagcatggataaccctcccctttATAAGGCATTTTAAGGAGTGAGTCGTCCATTTCTAATATGATATAttagagcgggcccaagtcgataaTGCATCTATATAAGTATGGCGTATGAATAACCATCCACCTTAAAACCCCTTTTAAGGGGCGAGTGACCAATTTCTAATACTTTTCTAGAGTGTCATATAATGTAGAGATATACTAGGACGTTAGAGCTTCCTTAATGCCGCGGAAATAACTTgtagttgtgaatagtgcaaaTTAATAGTTGGGGTCTGGATGAGGCCTGCAGGATATAGGAGTTGTGACTTGGCCCAGAAAGTTAGaagaatgatgacgtggaggggacttgaggCCTGGATCCGGGCATGGGTTAAGGATGCTCAGGTCTCATTCTATGTAATTCATTGACATATTATAAGACGATAAGTTTTCTATTTGCTTGGTTATCACCTTCTAAGTTTTGGCAAATCTATGCACAAGAAATCCACTATCAAAGCTgcatctccatatatatatatatcaagatGCTTCCCTTAATATGCTATTTTACGAATTAAGTTGATCTTTTACTTGATCTTTTTCAATCGTTAATAAcccattttaaaataaattggtTACCCTTGATATTTGAATGACATAACTAGTCTTCCAAGACTCCATTATAAAGGATAATTTTCCCTTCATATGTCCTTTTTGTAACACAACTATTTGGTAGGAGAACTAATCTTTAATCAATTTAGCGGTTcttatattcaattttttttcaatatattaaGTCATACTATTCTTCATTGTCAAGTTGAATGTTTTTAATTGTTGTTTagcaaacaaacaaaaatactAGTAGATGTTATAAATTACAACACTGTGCTGATAACAGTATCATCATATATTTCTCCCCCGAACAAAGAAGTACCGTACATACTTTATACACATAGTAAGATGTTACTATAAATTATGactttttttatcataaatactCACCAAATGCTAATAACCCATAATAATCACACAAGAGTAAGAAAATATTTGTTGCAGAAGAAGAGCTATTAATGCGAATCTGATGAATGGCTAGACATTTCATCTTTTTTGCCAATAGAAATCGACAGgtaataaaaagtgaaaatGTCCTCTAATTTTCACATTATTGTTCATGAGCAAAAAGCTTCCCTCAaaattattactagtattattgaTTGGCTTTCTTCACTTCCCAATCTCTGAGCGCAGTCGAGATGAAATTCAATCCAACACGCGAAGACGACGACTCAGCAAACAACGCTTGCTGGAATTTCGATTTGCAGGAATGGCACGTGATCTCGAGTGTGGATGCGTTGATTTTCTTGGTGGCGTGGTCCCTTAGCGCCTGCGCCTTCTGGAGCTCCGCCTGAGCCGTCTGCCGGATCCGTTTTGCGTTGGCGAACTCATGCTCCGCCGCTTCCATCTGCCGCCTCGCCATCTGCCGCGCCTCCTCCGCGTAGGTCTTCTCCGCCATCGCGATCCGCAGCTGCTCCTTCAACTCGCCGGCCGTGCTGCTCCCCCGCGGGCTGATCACGCCGCCGGTGATCTCGGACGAGCCGATTGAGAGCTGCAGCTGAGTCGAGTGGTCCTCGTCGATCTTGGTGGTGAGGAGCTGGAGTTGGAGGTTTGAGGGACGGGAGCCACCGCATGCTTCCCGCATACTGGGCAAGGCGCTGAGATTGGTGTCGCTGGAGGGGCTAGGGCTCGACGCCGTCCGCGGCCCCATGCTGCAAGCATCTTGATGCTCGATGAAACTTTCCACCCtacaaaattattaataaatcgaattatatatataaagttGATAAAATCTAAACAATAGTAAAAGTTTTCAAGGTGGTAATGATTAAAGAAAGATGTGGAGTAGTAAAAAAGTGCAGCAAAAGGACAATTTTTGAACAGAAGAAATGGGGTTTGAAGATTGAAGTTTGATACCCCATTCATCAAGACTGGTACTGCTACAAACAAGAAAAAAATCATTTCGTATCATGAGCATCTTGACCATCAAAACGCCACAACTTGTAGAAATTATTCAAACTTTTTATCCATCACTGCCTTTTCTTTTAATCTTAAAACAACTTGTAAAAACAATTATACTTAGTTTGGATAGAATGACATGAGTCAAAACCTAGTAGTCTATCAAGCAAGATGTTGCCCGCATATTTTTCTTTGACTGCTTGAGACTTGAGAGAGTGATTAAATCCCCAAGCTGCAATTTGCAAGACATTCTGCACTGAATACAAGAAAAGTCTGTGAAAAGACAAGATTCCCTGATTTCCCATATGCAATGACCCATGCTGAAACAATCAACCATCAACAATCTCTCTCCTCTTTCCCACTCTGCTAATTTAATTACCTGGAGAAGACACGGCCGCAGTCGCATGAGTGGCCGCGGGTGCCGCAGGTCTTGAGGTGGGCCTTGTAGTCGGACTGGACGGCGTAGCCTTTGGAGCACTTGTGGCAAACCCACTGCTTGTGGTTGCTGTGCTTTCGTCGGAAGTGCTTCTTGATCCCGACGAGGTCGCCTAGGGCGTGGCAGGGGTTGTGGTGGAGGCAGCTGGGCTCCGGGCACACGAACACGCGCTTACGCGCCACCGGCGTCTCCCTCTTCAGCAGCTTCCACGGCACCTTATGCCGCCTCCTGTGCATCTGCAGGTTCTGATCCCGCTGGAACCCTTGGTTGCAGATCTCGCACACGTACCGGTCCGACTCCAGCAGCGTCTTCGGCGACAGCGACACTACCTCCGCATCCGGATCTACAATCCCCATTAATCATTCATCATCCAGATCATACACGTGTGCGTGTGCGTGTGATTAGTATGTTAATTCGTGttgttaaataaattaatatacctGGGGTTCCGGCAGGGCGACGCTTGCGCTTGGTGGTGTCGCAGGAGGAGAAGGAGGGCTCCGGCAGGGCGGAGAGGTCAATGTCGGTGAGCATTATAGAATATACTCCACAATACAaccgtgccaaaaagaaatactaaaATCAAAGGGAAAGCATCGTTGTTGAGCTCTTTCAATTCACTTTTTGAAAGCCCACTCTCCTCTCTCAACTTCAACAAACATCTTCATCAGCTAATGTTATAAAAAGCTGCCTCTAATTAAACTTGATGGAAAAGA
This sequence is a window from Salvia splendens isolate huo1 chromosome 5, SspV2, whole genome shotgun sequence. Protein-coding genes within it:
- the LOC121802206 gene encoding zinc finger protein SHOOT GRAVITROPISM 5-like translates to MLTDIDLSALPEPSFSSCDTTKRKRRPAGTPDPDAEVVSLSPKTLLESDRYVCEICNQGFQRDQNLQMHRRRHKVPWKLLKRETPVARKRVFVCPEPSCLHHNPCHALGDLVGIKKHFRRKHSNHKQWVCHKCSKGYAVQSDYKAHLKTCGTRGHSCDCGRVFSRVESFIEHQDACSMGPRTASSPSPSSDTNLSALPSMREACGGSRPSNLQLQLLTTKIDEDHSTQLQLSIGSSEITGGVISPRGSSTAGELKEQLRIAMAEKTYAEEARQMARRQMEAAEHEFANAKRIRQTAQAELQKAQALRDHATKKINASTLEITCHSCKSKFQQALFAESSSSRVGLNFISTALRDWEVKKANQ